In Montipora capricornis isolate CH-2021 chromosome 4, ASM3666992v2, whole genome shotgun sequence, the DNA window agctgttgagttttattcctcagttatccaattccatgagtataaaacttaaaaatggtttgctttaaaatcagaaaagaacaaattcaccgttgctgttgagaaaagtgtatgccgggcaaaacaagttgcatctcggtagcctaaaAGTTaactaagaaaataatttgcctgggtttaaattaacaaatacaccaatacatcgatcactaacgtttcatgtttaaccggagaattagggaagcagatgttcgaaggtgtaatagctgttgagttttattcctcagttatcgagttccataagtataaaacttaaaaatggattgctttaaaatcagaaatgaaccaattcaccgttgctgttgagaaaaggctatgccgggcaaaacaagttgcatcttggtagcctgaaagttaagatataatttgcctgtgtttaaattaacaaatacaccaatacatcactaacgtttcatgtttaaccggagaattatgttcgaaggtgtaatagctgttgagttttattcctcagttatcgagttccatgagtataaaacttaaaaatggtttgctttaaaatcagaaaagaaccaattcaccgttgctgttgacaaaagtgtatgccaggcaaaacaagttgcatctcggtagcctgaaagttaaatgacaaaataatttgactgtgtttaaattaacaaatataccaatacattaCTCAgctttcatgtttaaccggaaaattagggaagcagatgttcgaaggtgtaatggctgttgagttttattgctcagttatcgagttccataagtataataaaacttaaaaatggtttgctttcaaatcagaaaagaaccaattcaccgttgctgttgacaaaagtgtatgccaggcaaaacaagttgcatctcggtagcctgacagttaagaaataatttgcctgtgtttaaattaacaaatacaccaatacatcgatcactaacgtttcatgtttaaccggagaattaagGAAGCAGATATTtcaaggtgtaatagctgttgagttttgttcctcagttatcgagttccatgcgtataaaacttaaaaatggtttgctttcaaatcagaaaagaaccaattcaccgttgctgttgagaaaagtgtatgctgggcaaaacaagttgcatctcggtaacctgaaagttaactaacaaaataatttccctgtgtttaaattaccaaatacaccaatacatcactaacgtttcgtgtttaaccggagaattatgttcgaaggtgtaatagctgttgagttttattcctcagttatcgagtttcataagtataaaacttaaaaacggtttgctttaaaatcagaaaagaaccaattcaccgttgctgttgagaaaagtgtatgccaggcaaaacaagttgcatctcggtagcctgacagttaagaaataatttgcctgtgtttaaattaacaaatacaccaatacatcgatcactaacgtttcatgtttaaccggagaattagggaagcagatgttcgaaggtgtaatagctgttgagttttattcctcagttatcgagttccataagtataaaacttaaaaatggattgctttaaaatcagaaatgaaccaattcactgttgctgttgagaaaagtgtatgccgggcaaaacaagttgcatctcggtaacctgaaagttaactaacaaaataatttccctgtgtttaaattaacaaatacaccaatacatcactaacgtttcatgtttaaccggagaattatgttcgaaggtgtaatagctgttgagttttattcctcagttatcgagttccatgagtataaaacttaaaaatggtttgctttaaaatcagaaaagaaccaattcaccgttgctgttgacaaaagtgtatgccaggcaaaacaagttgcatctcggtagcctgaaagtctgtgaaagttaactgagaaaataatttgcctgtgtttaaattaacaaatacaccaatacatcgatcactaacgtttcatgtttaaccggagaattagggaagcagatgttcgaaggtgtaatagctgttgagttttatttctcagttatcgagttccataagtataaaactaaaaaatggattgctttaaaatcagaaatgaatcaattcaccgttgctgttgagaaaagtgtatgctgggcaaaacaagttgcatctcggtagcctgaaagttaagatataatttgcctgtgtttaaattaatttgaaataaagagaataaagaaataattttccattttttaattgcatgatgctgaccgttgtaaaccgtgttttagaaaatttttcagattgatttactgtgcctctggactattttgacacatcactcaaaattaatttaaagtaatttgaggtatttgtcgtcattaaaactttatgacgaaggcggcccaacaaatgtgtcgagattaacacctctctcttcctttgtctctcgctctgcctttttagtgtgagtcttgttacaactacCACTGAgatttttacctaaacagcggggacccacattcttGACCCAAATTAAGCTCCTCATGttccagtttacagtgtccccaattagcgctctaTCGCTAAAACGACTgcacacttcaataaagttcctttcccttCCGTTCCCAACCTCACCTCTAtcctcaaacaaataaaaacactccatattttttttttgtggttttgccCCACCGTCATTGCACGTCAGGTTTGTGTCAAAATTCaatcaattattattgtctGGAAAATCTTGCGTTCGAACTCTGTGTATTGTACAGTGCCTAAAATGCTTATTTTTCCTTTAGATGCGTAATTGAGTAAACCTCTCTGAGGAAACAAGAGGGGAAAAAGGACTCTGTTTTGACAATCAAAAACAATGCGGCTAAAGTGAAACCCAAAAAATAATTGCATAGACCTCTTTGCAACCAAACAGATGCCAGAGGAAATTGTTGCGGTTCGAACTTTATCACACAGAACTTTCATTACGTGCGAAATCTTTCAAAGGCTCGAGAAAGTAGGAACTGCCGAAACGAAGTGAAAATTTACAATTATCCGAGAACGAACGGGTTCAGATCGAATTTGCATTGAAACTGTGTCAAATACTTCCATCTCTAAGGTGCAAGATGCGCACAGCAAAAGACGGACTGGCAGTTTTATAATAACGTCAGCGCAGTGCAACTGAGTCAATCTGGAAACACCGATAGGCGAAGATGTCGAGTAAAAACGGCTCGAGTGTGTTGAACGGAACGAAAATGTCAGTGCCTTTCAGTGATAATGTTCCTCTTTCTTCTTTGGATAAAGTCATCCCACTCTCTGTTGTCCTTGGCGTACTATTTCTCGTCTCTGTGATAGGTAAGCCGATTGTACAGTACTTGGGACCATCAAAGATTTAGTTCATCAGCAAAGATACTTAAAAAGTCGAAGAAGGTGATTCAGTAATGAATGTAATATGGAACGTTTGTGTTTCCTTAGGTAAGAAATGATCGTACTCGTAAACATGCAGGCTTTGGTCCAGTTTCGAGCATACCATGCCTTAAATTTAGCAATTCctatagttttaaaaaatgtgAGAAAATCCATGGAATTAACAGTTCTGCATTTGCCGCTTAAAAGGACATTTTTGTTGCATGTAGCGAAAAGTGTCGAATACAAGTTGAACTCGAtacaaattaattaataactttTTTAGTTTAGAAGGGTGAGGGGATGTACCTATGAATTAAAAAGGAGTAATTTCCTTTTTGCGTAAGTAACTATACAATCCTGGCCAAACATTAGTAATTCTAGTTGTCTCatcaagaaaaaatgaggggacagagacggaggctcaggGTGTTGGcagggatatgtcatgtccatgaaagttatttttagacgagcggaagtctttgttctaggggaagtctgtcttccgagacgtccgcatgcagtcttgcctcgctcttaggttcttagtgaaaagagaaaatgacggcgcacgtggaaggctgatgaatatttattttctttcaagcatcggaccgaggtaggccagcatgcggacgtctcggaagacttccgctcgtctaaaaataactttcgtggacatgacatatcccaagggctggaccgggagcctccctctctgtcccctcattttcttttgcttcaatACAACTTTCACCCTAATTCTGACTAGACTCCTGGAAATGTAGGTCCGCAATACAATACATCAAGATCAATACTTGTTCTTCCTTCGCAGAGCTCAGTTAAGTTTTTAATTTACACTTAGACCATTCTTTCTTTGCTTTAAACGTTTATCCTCCTTGGCTTTCTCATTTTAGGTAATGCACTAGTCTGTATCGTCATCATCAAGAGAAAAGACATGCGCGGTGTCACAAACCTGTTGCTTTTCAACATGGCTCTGTCGGACTTACTATCCACCGTGTTTTTCATACCCTGGGCTATTGCCAAGGAGATCTCTCCTATCTCTTGGCCCCTAGGAGATTTCATGTGTCGAGCACCGCCTGTGATTGCATCAGTGTCGGTGTCAGTGTCTGTTTACTCGATGCTAGCATTGGCAGTAGAAAGGTACCTCAGTATTACTAGGGATCtcaagcacgcgacgtttttgggCCACGGAAGGAAACCGGAAGCGAACATTTCGCCACGCCAGGACAGCAGTCTCTCCGAGACTTTTAAAGTATTCGTCTGTAATAGTGAAATGATACTTAACAATGTAAAAGTGGTAGTATGGCATcagtgggctccccagcacagtcacgcTCATGTTCCTgaaagcagtcacgcgtgaggacgcttcttctgattggttaaaattggcgtccctttgtttgtttcgcgcgcaaatagtatctaaaaataaatccatttgtgactgtgctgggggaaggccgcaaagtgatagatcaacactgttatctaattcactcttgttaagtaggaaaacagctcactttaaTTCCGGTTGCccgtccgtggctcaaaaactTCGCGTGCTTAAATTAAGCTCCCCACTATTATTTCAATTGACCCTTTCCAAAGGCTATCGATTaacaaaagtaaaaggaaatgCCAATGTTAAATTAATGCCGCTTCATTCTATGAGAGCGCACTACATATAATATggcaaaaatgaaaatcacCGATAACAGATCAATTGAcgttgaaagaaagtttaaacACGTTTTCCAGAAATTTGATTCAACGCGCTTTCAACTAACTTCCGATGTTTTTTTACCCTTTCAACAATCTTGAACGACCTATTCAAACGCTGCCGACATTTGGTTGAACAAAGCCGGAGATGGGGGAGGGCTCACATATGAAAGGGCGGGGATGCTCTTCGTCTAGCTCAGGAGTGTAAATTtcagattttggtctcacttagggtttTGTGAGGAAAACGCGGTCATTTGTAGtccatatgtagccgtgaaggacTCGTTTATGGTTGTACGCgaagaaaattaatatgaaatTATATATTTCATATGTTTTAAATATGCTCTCTTTAGGGGTCGAAAAAAGCCTGGGCCTAGCCTAAATTGATCTCCTTTAGGGGCTTTATTCTAAAACCACTCTAAACGGGCATCATGATTAATTAAGCGTTCGTTCCAGGGAGGCTAGGTACGGCTTAATTTGCTGGAAGCTCTGGAGGCCTTAAAGCTCACTCCAGAACTTTAAAATATGTCGTGTTCAAAGGAAAGAATGTAATAAATGTTCCTAGGAGAGATTTATTCTCGCTTATAGTCATTAGAACCACACTTAAAATATATATCTTCCATATATTTCACGGTCCTTGATTGACAATCTCTCACTAAATAATGATGTCCTATTTATCAACAGATATCAAGCAGTTGTGAGCCCTTTCAACTTCCGTGCCTCCAGGGATTCCCACCGGAGAGCATTCCTCTTGATGATTGGAATTTGGTTGGTAGGCTGTGCTATCGCAATTCCGCAGGCAGTGGTGATAACCACTTTAGAAATCCCACCCGTTACCTACTGTTTGGAAGACTGGAGCGGAAGCGGTGGTGAAGATGGAAGTCGTGCCtatattgttgttatttttgtggttttgctCGCTATCCCATTGGTTGTAATCTGCGGAAGTTATTCTGTTATTATGCGAAAACTTTGGCAGCCTGACAATTTTATGGCCACTCAAAGTAAGTCACAGGACATCCGTTTCGAAGAGCAAGGGTCACCAAATAAGCTTAAGATTCACGGAGCAAACATGAAGCGAAAGACAACCTATATGCTCATTACTGTTATAGTAGTATTTATAATATCTATGCTACCGTTTCAAATATTGGTTCTTGTAGCTCACTTTCGCCTAGATTTGGTCCGTTCAGAGGCGTTTTTTATTTCGGCAAAAGTAGCAGTGGTGCTTGCCACTTGCTCCATGGCCTCCAATCCTTTCATCTACAGCTTTTTCAGTGAGAAGTTTCGCAGGGCGTTTGCTGACGTGTTCAAATGTCGATGACGGTCAGTTGGAGAGCACTTAGAGAAAATCTTAAATAGTATTGCTGAGCTCAACAACATTGCCAAAATAACCTTTTCCGTGGCAGTAAGGGGCATGAAAGCCTCCTCACACCGAAAGGAGCTGTTGTCAACCAGATTTAATTTTGCGAGTATTAGTATTAACAAGACTCATTAGATTGTCTCACAGATATTATAACCGCTGAGATAAGGATTAACcaatttaaactttgccaagAGTCTTTCCAAGAGTCTTGTGTGAGTGCGAGTCTTTCCAAGAGTTTTTCCAAGAGTCTTTCCAAACTTAACGGAATCGAACATACTTCGCCTCCAGAAAATGAAGTGAAAATATATATCCAAAAAGCGGTACAGATTGTTAACAAACTTGAGAATCGCGATGATCTTTACAAAAAAAAGAGGGGAAAAGCCAAACTTTTCATTCCGTACAAAGAAGGTATATTTGCACTGTACCCGGCAATGTCATTAGTTGATGAATCATTTAAAAGAGAATTTCCAGTTCAAAATGATACGGCATGCCTAGTTGAGGCCATTTCTCGTGTGATCTGTATGTGATGTAGGAGACGTAAAATCGTTTTCGCGCTGAACTGATTAGATAGAATCTGTGGCATAGGTCTACATACGTAATTGGAGTCGCAGGTTATCAAATATTTCAACTGGTGGTTCAAACCTAAATAGAATACAAATCCCTTGTTTATCTATACTCTCACAATACCAATTACGTTAAATATTGACCCCTCTTTGATGTCCATAGTTAACCTCTCAAAATCTCTACTAAAATCTTCCCAGATGAATGGAAGCATGCCAGAATCTCTACAATTTCCAAAAGTAACAAAGCTGACCCCAATAACTACAGGCCAATCTCAGATTTACCTGTTATTAGTAAACTGATCGAAAGGGTAGTATTCAATCAACTTTATAAATATCTAAACGAAATATACCATTAAGTGACTCACAGTCAGAGTTTAGGCCTCTGTTCTCTGCTGAAACAGCCCTTTTAGAGACGACAAATAGTGGATCAAGAATATTGATAACTCTCTCATAAACGGTGTGATGATTCTTGGATCTAAAAAACGCCTTTGACGCCATCCTACTTCAGAAAATCGAGTTTTATGGGATCAAGTCTATGGCGTTAGCCTGGTTTAAATCCTACTTTACTGGGCGAAAACAGAAAACTTGATATTAGTTGCTGGTGAACTCTCGAATTTCTGTACTTCAGTTAAAGCCTGGTCTTCACTAGCGACgccagcacaagcacaagcataagtgGCTTACGCTAACAAAACccaacgtcgacataagcattaaagaacaaccacggcatccgccattttgttcaattaCTCAGAAGCGGATAATCGGGAACGagtggccagacgtagcaaattgtcttgtgcttatgctgcgtttccttttcacacgacgcaagcaaACAACATTGATAACAATCTTCATTGACTcacaccaggagcccatctagagcttgcaacttccatacagcgtctgtgaaaccgcgttttcacaagtaggtctatttttagactagcccttcccgcgaattaggtcaaaaaacaaaggcagttccggttcggtgaccctatgacgtcagcttaatttcttgtaattggtcatcgggctcctgtgggagtctcattcgcgggaaattcaatctaaaaataaatcggtctgtgaaaacgccgtgacacgagcacagtagagttgtaggctccgggtcatgggttcctgctcaCACTTAGAATTATTACAAGAAAAAATGTTATATACATTAAAAACTTTACAATAGGATAACAAGGAAAAGTACTAAATTATTTGGAGCCTAGGGCTAAAGGAACCGTGAGGTTTTCGAGTTAGCCCCTCTTGCCTTTTGAACTCAAACATGAGCGCAAtgcacaaggaaaagggaaaattttGATCTTGATGCTTGTGCTTacgcttgcgtcgctagtgaaaacaagGCTTTAAAGTACAGAAATTCGAGAGTTAACCAGCAACTAAAGTTTTCTGTTTTCGTCCAGTGAGGTAGGATTCAAACCAGACTGACGCCATAGACCTGATCCCGTAAAGGGTCGATCCTTGGCCCTCTGGTCTAAGGAAGGTATCAACAGGTTTGTCTGTACTATACCGCTAAATCgcatcgtatcgtatcgtacctcctaaatgcaaaaaataaataaataaataaataaaatagcaaATTAATGTAATTTAAGTAATTGTCACTCGCAGCTTCTGTTATTCAaaatagataaaataaaaatgattgcAAGTAAATAGATCCTTTTACTTAGTTAATATTGATAATGgttattgtaaatagttttaatttTACACAGATTTCGTAACATTAGTTGTAAATAgctgtttcttttattttaatagaTTTCTTAGCAACATTTGTAAATAGTAGTTTCTattttaatgattgtttttcaCGGCTCACGGGAAGACCATTGTATCTGTAATGAACAGCTGAATGAATGTGATCCCGTGGTTGAATacagatatgatgatgatgatgatgaaacgaTTTGGCCACATTATAAAACCAATGAAAAAGAGACAAGATATTTGTAAGATGACAGAAATAAGTTAGCAAAGGTGTTGAGATTtggaagctgacgtttcgagggcAAGTCCCGTTTGTATCGCGAATCACGACGGGTCAACCAACGGTTGAAGTATCATCTCACAAATCTCGAGACGTTGGTCAAGTTACCTCTATCCAATGTTTTTGTGCTTCACTCACCCATCGAGACAGCATATGCATCAATTTCTTTATAAAACAAACAAGTCAGATATTTCTCCAAGATGGTATTCTAGTAGCGTCCACCATAAACGGAGACTAGCTTCATCTTGactggtggggggggggggggggggggttattttCAGACTGCTTTTTCTGCTACCTATGCTGtttaagcaatagaaaacgttttGCTCGAGGGGGATCCGGGGTTGGGACAATTCAAGACAGCTATGCAAACCCAAGACGCattcgagggtttgcataactgtcgagaattctcccaagtaccgcgagtgtttagatgaggctatggaaagacggaaaaaagtcctctattgctttcataaaatatttcccaaagataattcgacaagtgaaggaaaatgctggctttttacttcttgattgaaacagattttcttcataCACGCTCATAcatcctaccagccaatcaatcAAAATGCGGTCTGACAcacatagccaatcaaaattcgtgtgatgtcacagccgtttccatactctcatctaaacaaagCTATTGACCAATGCGAGTGCGTGTACTATcgtaattatttttaaaaagttaattgAATacagcgattttcaattgagtgtcaaaagtattAGCgagttactttggttttgcattacttcactcagtgattggttcaaagtttttgcgccattttttcgaccaaccagaagtgaaactaaaagCAATCGTAGCTTGCGTGTGCaccttttcccgcgctttgtgttggctacgtgtaattacttcgatttgtgattggtttactggattgtctccgtcctttttgattggccaaagtaattattttgctttggttttacgacaatcgATGGAAACTCGCTCTAGTGTACATCTATTGCTAGTAAGTACAACCTGCACAATAAggcttggttgttcaaaagccgttcAACGTTCACCCCGGCCAGATTGAAAATTAacgaaggagtttatttctcttttcccaaatgttgttcaccctgatattcggtaaaattttacattagagaaAGTCactctggaaaatcaaaaataagcaaaggaaactcaacaaaacgttgaaaaaatgaaatcaaagtttGCGCTAATACCAGGATTAAGTTattcggctttcgaacaaccggacccagttTTTGATGACATATCCCACTGCAAATCAAATCAGTGAAAGACGTCTGTGGACAACATAACTGATGTAAGAACCTAAATTATTCGCGTGTAGAAAAAGGTATAACTGAAAGTAATAAAAAAGTGATTAAGAGGAACCAAGGATCCAGAGTATATTAATTTAGGGCGGTATATCGAAATGGCATCTTCTTTTAGTTGAACGCGAAGCACGATTTATTGGAATGGAGGTTCCCTTTAGAGATATATCATGTCATATGTATCCTTGTACTGGGAATTGCTGAAAGCAAGTAAAACGCGGCTAGAGCACCCAAGAAATACGACAACAAAGACAACAAGCTTT includes these proteins:
- the LOC138045858 gene encoding orexin receptor type 2-like; this encodes MSSKNGSSVLNGTKMSVPFSDNVPLSSLDKVIPLSVVLGVLFLVSVIGNALVCIVIIKRKDMRGVTNLLLFNMALSDLLSTVFFIPWAIAKEISPISWPLGDFMCRAPPVIASVSVSVSVYSMLALAVERYQAVVSPFNFRASRDSHRRAFLLMIGIWLVGCAIAIPQAVVITTLEIPPVTYCLEDWSGSGGEDGSRAYIVVIFVVLLAIPLVVICGSYSVIMRKLWQPDNFMATQSKSQDIRFEEQGSPNKLKIHGANMKRKTTYMLITVIVVFIISMLPFQILVLVAHFRLDLVRSEAFFISAKVAVVLATCSMASNPFIYSFFSEKFRRAFADVFKCR